The Larimichthys crocea isolate SSNF chromosome XI, L_crocea_2.0, whole genome shotgun sequence genome has a segment encoding these proteins:
- the tab2 gene encoding TGF-beta-activated kinase 1 and MAP3K7-binding protein 2 isoform X2: MAQGSHQIDIQVLHDLRQKFPEVPEGVVSQCVLQNNNNLDACCEYLSQVSPGYLYSEEGNLSFSDDPTFRLRNHMTQLNLGLQSQNVHVAPVRDGLRMNGSRTLAHSLSDGPLQTGQAPNSDFFQQEPQSAPVQVPSSLNVFGVMEPTRKPQPPQHLGLYPLKGTSMGAQQTPRFNPITVTLAPNMPTGRNTPTSLHIHGGPQSGLSSPQGNSIYIRPFVSQSGTTRQNQQQGGRPQYSPTSQPQQQIYQISHPSSLSGSWSSPQHPSSHTSQHQTPGHQTSHVYLPISSPTNPQAPSIFPAGSQASSSGVSSCSSSTSSSSVMPTSLSTISQYNIQNISTGPRKNQIEIKLESPQRSNSTTTTAVLRTSSGPRSSSASSSCPSSSSSSTGVATVPTNPLSIGGQGLSRSQPTVYISASPPTAATTPSEEAIVASAGSRSQPKFYISANASSDDSGGRNPTVYISANPPLQGPSGARNMGGQVSMGPAYIHHHPPKSRTSVGGGGTASSPRVVVTQPNTKYTFKITVSPNKPPAVSPGVVSPTFEPNNLLSLPSDHHFVEPDPLHLSDPLSPHRERPIEPRRLSMGSDDAAYTQALLVHQKARMERLWHELELKKKKLEKLKEEVNEMENDLTRRRLERSNSASQIPSIEEMKQLRCKNRLLQIDIDCLTKEIDLLQTGPHFNPSAIHNFYDNIGFLGPVPPKPKDRRGCRYNVTSELMMEPSSGPLPPLPLDPGNKIVKPTADQEEDEGTQWNCTACTFLNHPALNRCEQCEFPRHF; the protein is encoded by the exons ATGGCCCAGGGAAGCCACCAGATTGACATTCAGGTTTTGCATGACCTGCGCCAGAAGTTCCCTGAAGTACCAGAGGGTGTTGTCTCCCAGTGTGTTCTTCAG aacaacaacaatttaGACGCCTGCTGTGAATACTTGTCCCAGGTCAGTCCGGGTTACCTGTACAGTGAAGAAGGGAACCTCAGCTTTTCCGACGACCCCACCTTCAGGCTCCGTAATCACATGACCCAGCTGAACCTGGGCCTGCAGTCTCAGAATGTGCACGTGGCCCCGGTTCGGGACGGCCTGAGAATGAACGGCAGCCGGACTCTGGCCCACAGCCTGAGTGACGGGCCCCTCCAGACAGGCCAAGCCCCCAACAGTGACTTCTTTCAGCAGGAGCCCCAGTCAGCCCCAGTGCAGGTGCCTTCCAGCCTCAATGTATTTGGTGTGATGGAGCCCACACGCAAACCGCAGCCTCCACAGCACCTCGGACTCTACCCTCTCAAAGGAACGAGTATGGGTGCCCAGCAGACACCACGCTTCAACCCCATTACCGTGACGCTAGCCCCTAACATGCCGACAGGCCGCAACACCCCCACTTCTTTGCACATACACGGCGGGCCGCAGTCGGGCCTCAGCAGTCCACAGGGTAACTCTATCTACATCAGGCCCTTTGTTAGCCAGTCTGGTACGACCCGGCAGAACCAGCAGCAGGGAGGCAGGCCCCAGTACAGCCCCACGTCCCAGCCCCAGCAGCAGATCTACCAGATCTCGCACCCTTCCTCCCTGTCTGGCTCCTGGTCCAGCCCTCAGCACCCCTCCTCACATACCTCACAGCACCAGACCCCGGGCCACCAGACCTCTCACGTCTACTTGCCGATCAGCTCCCCCACAAACCCCCAGGCACCCTCCATTTTTCCCGCTGGAAGCCAGGCTTCTTCCTCCGGTGTCTCCTCatgctcctcctccacttcctcctcctctgtcatgcCCACATCCCTGTCTACCATCAGTCAGTACAACATCCAGAACATCTCCACTGGCCCACGGAAGAATCAGATAGAGATCAAACTTGAATCTCCTCAGAGGAGCAACTCCACAACCACGACAGCCGTGCTGCGGACAAGCAGTGGGCCCCggtcctcctccgcctcctcctcctgcccctcctcttcttcctcttcaacCGGGGTGGCTACTGTCCCCACCAACCCTCTGTCCATCGGAGGCCAAGGTCTGAGCCGCAGCCAGCCCACTGTTTACATCTCTGCCAGCCCGCCTACTGCTGCTACCACTCCCTCTGAGGAGGCCATCGTGGCCTCAGCCGGCTCCCGCTCCCAACCTAagttttacatttctgccaATGCCTCCAGCGACGACAGTGGGGGTAGGAACCCCACAGTCTACATCTCAGCCAACCCTCCCTTGCAGGGGCCCTCAGGGGCCAGGAACATGGGGGGTCAAGTGAGCATGGGTCCCGCCTACATCCACCACCATCCTCCTAAGTCCCGTACCTCTGTGGGAGGGGGAGGCACAGCTTCTTCCCCACGAGTGGTGGTGACTCAGCCCAACACCAAATACACTTTTAAAATCACGGTGTCCCCCAATAAGCCCCCAGCTGTGTCCCCCGGAGTCGTGTCCCCTACTTTTGAGCCCAACAACCTCCTCAGCCTACCGTCAGACCACCACTTCGTGGAGCCAGACCCCCTCCATCTCTCAGACCCGCTGTCGCCACACAGGGAGCGGCCGATCGAGCCTCGCAGACTCAGCATGGGCTCTGATGATGCAGCGTACACGCAAG CGTTGTTGGTCCATCAGAAGGCTCGCATGGAGAGGCTGTGGCACgagctggagctgaagaagaagaagctggagaagCTAAAAGAGGAGGTCAACGAGATGGAGAACGACCTGACCAGGAGACGGCTGGAGAGATCCAACTCTGCCTCCCAAATTCCTTCT ATCGAGGAAATGAAGCAGTTGCGATGCAAAAACAGGTTACTGCAGATCGACATTGACTGCCTCACCAAAGAAATTGATCTCCTTCAAACAG GACCACACTTTAATCCCAGTGCAATCCATAATTTTTATGACAATATTGGATTCCTTGGTCCTGTCCCACCCAAACCCAAAG ACAGGAGAGGATGTAGATATAATGTGACCTCTGAGCTCATGATGGAGCCTTCCTCTggtcctctccctcctctcccactTG accCGGGCAATAAGATTGTGAAGCCCACCGCAGaccaggaggaggatgaggggaCGCAGTGGAACTGCACCGCCTGCACCTTCCTCAACCATCCCGCCCTCAACCGCTGTGAACAGTGCGAGTTCCCGCGGCACTTCTGA